From Novosphingobium decolorationis, one genomic window encodes:
- a CDS encoding extensin family protein, giving the protein MRRNLLILPLVGLLGACIGSPQPPASQRESARQSQSSRPSRAYSRPSPAFGQCLSELSAQHAAFQPLDDKYFGKGCSTVNTVRLSSLASDTASLGLSNLGPVTCTVATGFAGWARFGVDRAAEQILGSRIARIETFGSYNCRNVAGTAKRSGHATANAIDVSGFVLADGRRISVLDDWEQGSGAEKRFLRVVHESACKRFGMVLGPDYNAAHANHFHLEASGGSYCR; this is encoded by the coding sequence ATGCGCAGAAACCTGCTGATCCTGCCCCTTGTGGGCCTGCTCGGCGCCTGCATCGGCAGCCCGCAGCCGCCTGCCTCGCAGCGCGAGAGCGCACGGCAGTCCCAATCCTCGCGGCCATCGCGCGCCTACAGCCGCCCCAGCCCCGCCTTTGGCCAATGCCTGAGCGAACTGAGCGCGCAGCACGCCGCCTTCCAGCCGCTCGACGACAAGTACTTCGGCAAGGGCTGTTCAACCGTGAACACGGTGCGTCTGTCCAGCCTTGCCAGCGACACCGCCTCGCTTGGCCTCTCCAACCTGGGGCCGGTGACCTGCACGGTGGCGACCGGGTTTGCCGGATGGGCGCGCTTTGGCGTCGACCGCGCGGCCGAGCAGATCCTGGGCAGCCGCATCGCGCGGATCGAGACCTTCGGCAGCTACAACTGCCGCAACGTGGCGGGGACCGCGAAGCGTTCGGGCCATGCCACCGCCAACGCCATCGACGTCTCCGGCTTCGTCCTTGCCGACGGACGGCGGATTTCGGTCCTGGACGACTGGGAACAGGGATCCGGCGCGGAAAAGCGCTTCCTGCGCGTCGTCCACGAGAGCGCCTGCAAGCGGTTCGGCATGGTGCTGGGTCCCGATTACAACGCCGCACATGCCAACCACTTCCACCTGGAAGCGAGCGGCGGGAGCTATTGCCGCTAA
- a CDS encoding proteasome-type protease, whose translation MTYCVGMMLERGLVCMSDTRTNSGVDNISTFRKMNHWEVPGERIITIMTAGNLATTQAVISQLEERNKAPSDRHNSLLEAETMFQVATIVGNLLHETIASRVEDNGQRAAAGTFSATIIVAGQIAGMEPRLFMIYPEGNFIEASFDTPFFQIGETKYGRPILLRGYEPDMSFEAAVKLLTVSFDSTLKANLSVGLPLDLLVIERDRFTPLHERRIEAGDPYLQSVSDGWGEALRQALEALPDYRMDGDAGGLSA comes from the coding sequence ATGACGTACTGCGTTGGCATGATGCTGGAGCGTGGCCTCGTGTGCATGAGCGACACGCGGACCAATTCGGGGGTCGATAATATCTCGACCTTCCGCAAGATGAACCACTGGGAAGTGCCCGGTGAGCGAATCATCACGATCATGACGGCGGGCAACCTGGCCACCACGCAGGCCGTGATCAGCCAGCTGGAAGAGCGCAACAAGGCCCCTTCGGACCGGCACAACTCGCTGCTCGAGGCCGAGACGATGTTCCAGGTCGCCACGATCGTGGGCAACCTCCTTCACGAGACGATCGCCAGCCGGGTCGAGGACAACGGCCAGCGCGCGGCGGCGGGCACCTTCAGCGCGACGATCATCGTGGCGGGCCAGATCGCAGGGATGGAGCCGCGCCTGTTCATGATCTACCCGGAAGGCAACTTCATCGAGGCGAGTTTCGACACCCCTTTCTTCCAGATCGGGGAGACCAAGTACGGCCGCCCCATCCTCCTGCGCGGCTACGAGCCCGACATGAGCTTCGAGGCGGCGGTGAAGCTGCTGACCGTGTCCTTCGATTCGACCCTCAAGGCCAATCTCTCGGTGGGCCTCCCGCTCGATCTTCTGGTGATCGAGCGCGACCGCTTCACCCCGCTCCACGAGCGGCGCATCGAGGCGGGCGACCCCTATCTGCAGTCGGTTTCGGACGGCTGGGGCGAGGCGCTGCGCCAGGCGTTGGAAGCGCTGCCCGATTACCGCATGGACGGCGATGCGGGTGGCCTGTCGGCCTGA